CTTATGAAAGTACTTTCAAAAATGGGAATATCTACGATCCAAAGTTATCGAGGCGCCCAAATATTTGAAGCGGTTGGTATCGATTTAAACGTTGTAGATGAATACTTTACATGGACTCCTTCACGCATAGGCGGAATAACACTTGACATTATTGCAGAAGAAGTACTGCTCAGGCATAAACGAGCATTTACTGAACAAGAAGGTCAAGATTTAACACTTGAGCCAGGTGATGACCTGCAGTGGAGAAGAAATGGGGAGCCTCATCAATATAACCCGCATACGATCCATATGCTTCAGCATGCAGCAAGGAAAAACGATTATGACTTGTATAAAAAATATTCAAAGGCAATAAACGAACAAGAAAAAGAGCAAACATCTTTACGAGGTCTACTCTCGTTCAATACTACAAAGGCCAATCCTGTTTCTATTGACGAAGTAGAATCTGCATCAGATATTGTGAAACGTTTTAAAACAGGAGCGATGTCGTTTGGCTCTATTTCCAAAGAAGCACATGAAGCTCTTGCGATCGCGATGAATCGAATTGGAGGACGATCCAATACTGGAGAAGGCGGGGAAGACCCTGCGCGGTTTAAACCAGATGCTAATGGTGATTTGCGAAGAAGTTCTATAAAGCAGGTCGCTTCTGGACGTTTTGGAGTAACCAGCCATTATTTAGTGAATGCAGATGAAATCCAAATTAAAATCGCTCAAGGCGCAAAGCCTGGTGAAGGTGGCCAGTTACCTGGTAATAAAGTATACCCATGGGTAGCAGAGGTTCGCGGTACGACAGCTGGTGTTGGACTAATTTCGCCTCCGCCTCATCATGATATTTATTCCATTGAAGATTTAGCAGAGTTAATTCATGATTTAAAGAATGCTAACCCTTCAGCGCGTGTAAGTGTAAAGCTTGTTTCAGGCACAGGTGTAGGTACCATTGCAGCCGGTGTTGCCAAAGGCCGGGCAGATGGACTTGTAATCAGCGGCTATGACGGCGGCACTGGAGCTGCAGCTAGAACGAGTATTAAACATGCTGGGCTTCCTTGGGAAATTGGTCTGGCTGAAACGCATCAAACATTAGTATTAAATAACCTTCGAGATCGTATAAAAGTAGAAACTGATGGAAAGCTCATGACGGGCCGGGATGTAGCAATTGCTGCACTGTTAGGTGCTGAAGAGTATGCCTTTTCCACAGCTCCTCTTGTTGTATTAGGGTGTGTTATTATGCGCGTCTGTCATTTAGATACGTGTCCAGTGGGAATAGCTACCCAAAACCCAGAACTGCGCAAAAAGTTCATGGGTACTCCGGATCACATAGTAAACTTTATGCACTTCATTGCAGAGGAAATGCGTGAGATCATGGCGGAATTAGGATTTAAAACTGTGAACGAAATGATCGGCAGAACGGATCTAGTTGAACAGAAAGAAGAAGTAGATAATTGGAAAGCAAGCACAGTGGATTTGAGTAATCTGTTGTATCGTCCTAAAAAGCTTGATCAGTCAAAACATTTCGGTCACCTTGAACAGGACCATATGCTTGAACAATCTCTGGATTATACTACGCTATTAAAAGCTGCTAAACAGGCTATAACCAATAAAGAAGCTGTATTTGGCGAGTTTTCAATAAAAAATACAGACCGTGTTGTTGGAACCATTGTTGGAAGTGAAGTCACGAAACATCATGGAAAAGATGGGCTGGAAGAAGATACTATTCGGTTTACTTTTAGAGGATCTGCAGGGCAAAGTTTTGGTGCCTTCATACCAAAGGGTATGACCCAAACGTTAATAGGAGATGCCAATGATTATCTCGGAAAAGGTCTTTCAGGCGGAAAAATTATTGCCTATCCCCCTGAAACGTCCACTTTTGCTCCGGAAGAGAGTATTTTAATCGGTAATACGACTTTCTATGGCGCAACAGCAGGAGAAGCATATATTCGCGGTGTAGCAGGAGAACGTTTCTGTGTTCGTAACAGTGGTGCCCATGTAGTAGTAGAAGGGGTCGGCGACCATGGTTGTGAGTATATGACAGGAGGTATAGTAGTTAACCTCGGCGGTACTGGCAGAAATTTTGCTGCTGGTATGTCTGGCGGAATCGCTTATGTACTGGATAGAGACGGTAATTTCGCTGATTACTGTAACCATGAAATGGTGCAATTAGAGGAATTAGAAGATACAGAAGAAATCAAACAGCTGAAAAGCTTAATTGAAAACCATGTTTACTATACGGAAAGTTCGCTCGCAGAGAGCTTGTTGCAGCAATGGAAAAACTCTGTTTCTAAATTTGTGAAAGTCATTCCAAAAGACTACAAACAAATGATGGAATCGATTGAAATTGCTAAAAAAGAAGGTTTATCTGAGCAGGAAGCTATCATGACAGCTTTTAACGAGACGAAAACGAGTAAAGCAAGAGTTGGAGGAAAGTAAAATTAAAAAAGCAGGCAGCGGTGAATGGAAAGTGGTTTGCCGCTGTCATTAAACATCAAGATTTAGAAGTCTGGAGTGAGAGATGTGGGGAAACCAACAGGTTTTATGGAATATACAAGGGAAGCTCCTCCTAAAAAAGATCCACTTGCCCGAGTGAAGAATTGGCAGGAGTTTCAAATAGTTATGCCTGAAGAAAAACTGCAGGAACAGGGAGCGCGTTGTATGGACTGCGCGATACCTTTTTGCCAGGCAGGCACAACAATGGAAGGTTCAGATGAAATTGGCTGCCCGGTTTATAATCTTATCCCTGAGTGGAATGATTTAGTTTACCGTGGAAAATGGAAAGAAGCATTAGAACGTCTTCACAAAACTAACAACTTTCCAGAGTTTACAGGCCGTGTTTGCCCGGCACCTTGTGAAGGATCTTGCACCGTTGCATTAAATGACGACCCTGTTACTATTAAATCGATCGAATTTCATATTGTAGAAAAAGGATTTAAAGAAGGGTGGATTAAAGCCTCCCCTCCTAAAAAGCGAACGGGAAAACATGTTGCTGTAATAGGGTCAGGTCCAGCAGGTCTTGCCGCAGCAGCACAGTTAAATAAAGCGGGCCATCATGTTACTGTATTTGAGAAAGATGATCGAATCGGTGGTTTGCTCACTTACGGTATACCAGATGTAAAGCTCCCTTATCATATTGTTGAACGCCGTTTAACGCTTTTAGAAGAAGAAGGCGTGAAATTTGTAACGAACACAGAGATAGGTAAAAATTATTCTACAGAAGAATTGAATAAAAATTTCGATTCCGTTATTCTTTGTACTGGAGCCCAGGTTCACCGCGATGTTCCGGCGGAAGGAAGAGGTCTTGACGGCATTCATTATGCAATGGATTTTCTACGTCCTAATACAAAATCTTTGTTAGACTCCGAGCATAAAGATGGTAATTATATTTCTGCCGAAGGTAAAAATATTATTGTTATAGGCGGGGGTGATACTGGAGTTGACTGTATTACTACCTCATTAAGACACGGATGTAATTCACTTGTTCAATTTGATATTCATCCGGAAAAAGACAGCACACGTGATGAGAATAACCCATGGCCGCTTTACCCTCAAGTGTACACACAAGAAGAGGGGCATAAAGAAGCAGAAGCTGTTTTTGGGAATGATCCGCGTGCGTATAAAGTGATGACTAAAAAATTCGTAGGGGACGAAAATGGACGAGTTAAAGAACTTCATACTATTGAAGTAGACACAGTATATGAAAACGGGAAAAAGATTAGAAAAGAAATTCCTGGAACGGAAAGAGTATGGAAAGCAGATCTTGTATTTCTTGCTATTGGGTTTACAGGTCCGGAACAAGAACCGCTCAAGCAAATGGAAATTGAAACAGATGAAAGAAGCAATGTGAAAGCAGAGTATGGAAAATATTCTACTAATAAAGAAGGCGTTTTTGCTGCTGGAGATAGCAGAAGAGGACAAAGTTTGGTTGTTTGGGCTATTCATGAAGGCAGAGAAGCTGCCAGAGAATGTGATAAATACCTGATGGGAACAACAAATTTAACTTAAAGAATACAGCCCCAGTTTAATGTGACTGGGGCTGTTTTAAATACGAATTAAAAATTTCACGTACTGTATTTAGTGATACAATAAACTATAAACATCAAATTATATTTGTTAGAATAAACAAAAAAGGTCGAGATGAGGAGGATATTAATATGGCTGAAAACAACATAGTAAAGGCCCCATATAAAACGGGCCTTTATGTAGGGGAAATTTTGAAAGAAAAGGAGAATAAAAGACTGATAAAAGTTATAGCTGTTTTAAAGCATCCTAAGCAAGGTGATCTCCATAACCCAAATCAAGTAGAAGTACCGTTGTTTCATGAACGAAAAGCTTTGGCGGAAAATGAAAAGGTTTGGGTGCCTGCATCTGTTTTAAACGATTATGAAGAAAGTATCCCATCATACGAAAAATCTTTGAAAATGGCGGTAGAGACTATGGTACAAGACCTCCATAATAAAAAAGACCCTTATTCGCAAAAGGCACTGGAAACTTTAAATAATGTTTCTAAAGATTATCCGATTACGATTCATATTTAGCAGCTAAATTTGTTGAGATAACAAACCCAGCAGGTAAAATGTTGTACCTGCTGGGTTTTAATGTGCAATTGTCCCAGGATCGTTTTGTGCGCTAATCGTATGAAGCCGGATGGATAAATCTATTAGGAATGTATCGTCTGAATTATCAAGGCTGCATCCTGTCAATGTTTCAATTTTACGAAGTCTGTATAGTAAGGATTGCCGGTGTAAATTAAGTTCTCGTGCTGTTTGACTCACATTACCCCTGTGCCGGTTATAAACCATAAACGTGTGGACTAAATCGATGTTTCGTTCACGTGAATATTTTTGCAAAGGCGCAATAATAATATCGGTAATTTTTCGAAGTTCCTCATTTTCTGCTAAAGCTAATAAAGCCCGATCAAATCGAGTATCAGCATACGTGCTGATATAGCCTTCCCCTTTTTGTCTTCTTCCAATATCCAATGCAGAATAAGCTTCTTGAAAACCGGTGTGAAATGAATCTTTACCAAAAGTTTTAGCGATCCCCCAAGAAACAACAAGGCGCGGATATTTTTGAGTCAACCGGTATTGCAATAATTCTATAAATGGAAATGCCGTTTCAATACTTTTTTCAGAAAGCAGTTCTACGTAAATAATAAGTTCTTCTTTTTGAAAAGTGGACATGGTTTTTAAATGCATTGTTCTGCCAGTATGATACACTTCTTCTTCAAGCATATCCCCCAGCTGCTTCAGCCAATTTTCAAACGACATATTTCCAAAAGGTTCTTGGTCATAAAGGATGGAAAGGTTTTCTGGCTTTGCAATTAAACATAAGTAGGGAATTTTTAAATTATAGCCTAACGATTTTGCTCTTGAAAGGGCTGTATCAGTGGAGTCAAATTTCCCCTTTGCTAAACTCCATACAAAATCATCTTTTAATCTCATTTCCGTTTCTAAAGCAGCCTGGTCATGCAAAAAACATAGGGCAGAAGAAGTTACAGCATGTTCAAGTAATATTAAAATTTGTTCAGAAAAGACATCATCTTCTTGTAAATGTTCTGGCCATTCTAATAATAGAAAACCTTGTACCTCTCTTGCACTTTGTATAGCTAGCTGCAAAATAGTAACAGTATCGGTGTGAATCCAATGCATATTATTAGGAAGTGAAATGGTTTCATTACTTTCATCGTGCTGGAAATATAAAGGGTCACCATGAGTAAGCAAATGAGCATTCCATTTTTCTTCTAAAGCTTTAGCGCTTTTACTTTTACTTTTTACAATACCTCTTCGATCTGTTATCACTACAGGCATATGGAGTGATTTGCCAAGATAAGAAGCGATTTTGGCAATCCCTTCCCCTTTTAAAATAATTTCAAGCATTTCTTTGCGAACTTTATCTGAATACTCAACTAAACTTCTTTCTTTCTGGTGCAGGGCAGTAGATATGGCGTGACTGACATCGGCAAACCGGACTTCCCAGGGAAGTTCAATTAATGGGAAGCCGTGTTCTTCACAAAATTGAATGACTTTTTCAGGAAGGTTAGTAATATATCGGCCGGTAGCGATAACGAGTGCTGCTGCTTCAGCTTCCATAACTTCTTTTGTAAAAGTCAATAATTTATTTTCATCTTCTTCACAGCCTATACCCGCAGAAAGCACAAATTCATTTTTTCTTACAAAATTTTCTACTGGCATTTCAATAATTGATACCCAATCCACTGGGGTTTGTAATCGAGATTTGGCTTCTGTGGCCAGATTGGCTTGCTGCATTATAGGTAGCTGCAGGACATCTTTTACTGTAAACATCGTTATCCCTCCCCAAAAAATCCATGAGCTCTTTAAGAACTTAGTATACAACTTTTTCATTATTTTAGCATAACTGGATGGCAGTTAACCTTTCATTCACATTGTCAGGTGCGGAAATATTAATTTCATACAAATTGGTGAATGGAATTATTTCATCCATATAATAAGATACAAGTAAGAAATAAAGAAGTATTCAGAAAAAGGGGTGTTCCTGTGAGAAAATATAACGAACAAAACATTAATCGTTCAACCAAGGCTGTTTGGGCAGGGGAAAAAGAATACAGAGTGCACGGTGCAAGCCAGGTCCCTGTTGTACACAGTGTAGCATATACGTATGACGATCTTGACGATTGGTACGAAGTAGCAATAGGGAATAAAAAAGGACATATTTATGGAAGGAACACTAATCCTACTGTAGAGTCATTTGAACAAAAAATTAAAGAGCTTGAAGGAGCAGAAGCAGCGACAAGCTTTTCAACAGGTATGGCGGCAATCAGCAATTCGCTGGCGACATTTTTAAAACCTGGAGATCGTGTTGTGTCTATAAAAGATACCTATGGAGGAACGAATAAAATATTCAGTGAGTTTTTGCCGCAAATGAATATAGATGTTGTTCTATGTGAAACCGGAAATCATGAACAGATCGAAAAAGAAGTCCGAAAAGGGTGTAAAATTTTATATTTAGAAACTCCAACAAATCCTACTGTGAAGATTACAG
This DNA window, taken from Alteribacillus bidgolensis, encodes the following:
- the gltB gene encoding glutamate synthase large subunit, translated to MTQPYISQREGLYDSDFEHDNCGIGFLANIKGKRSHDIVKKALDILVNLEHRGGQGDEPNTGDGAGILLQLPHRFFKNNENDLGFEVPKEGHYGVGMVFLPSADQKRHQCEKEIDQIIEEEGQTVLGWREVPVDDSMIGKAALKAKPAVYQVFIGRSDDVQSREEFERKLYVIRKRAEHEAGQELEDNDSFYFASLSSRTIVYKGMLTTEQVPQFYKDVNDKDFETAVALVHSRFSTNTFPSWERAHPNRYLIHNGEINTVKGNVNWMHAREAVFQSELFKNDLGKVHPVIDHHGSDSSMFDNTFEFLTLAGRSMPHSAMMMIPEPWQNDPLMNEEKKAFYQFHSCLMEPWDGPTAIAYTDGNKVGACLDRNGLRPARYYVTKDDHILMSSEVGVLDIDPEDVLYKERLHPGHMLLVDMEEGRIVPDEEIKHSIASEKPYKEWVDTYMADLEDVMESQDVYNTEFDQLQKRQLTFGYTYEELEKMVKPMAAEGVDPVGSMGYDSPLAVLSKKPQLLYNYFKQLFAQVTNPPIDAIREELVTAVGTTIGKEGNLLHPEPESARQLFLKTPLLNNEDFAKLRANKQKGFQSVTLPMVFDASKGKEALKPALDQLFASADQAVENGATVIILSDRNVDSQYAPIPALLAVSGLHHHFIRNGMRTRVSLAVETAEPREVHHFAVLLGYGAEAVNPYLVFDSIDGMLKDNLIEGTSYVEAVQKYIKAATKGLMKVLSKMGISTIQSYRGAQIFEAVGIDLNVVDEYFTWTPSRIGGITLDIIAEEVLLRHKRAFTEQEGQDLTLEPGDDLQWRRNGEPHQYNPHTIHMLQHAARKNDYDLYKKYSKAINEQEKEQTSLRGLLSFNTTKANPVSIDEVESASDIVKRFKTGAMSFGSISKEAHEALAIAMNRIGGRSNTGEGGEDPARFKPDANGDLRRSSIKQVASGRFGVTSHYLVNADEIQIKIAQGAKPGEGGQLPGNKVYPWVAEVRGTTAGVGLISPPPHHDIYSIEDLAELIHDLKNANPSARVSVKLVSGTGVGTIAAGVAKGRADGLVISGYDGGTGAAARTSIKHAGLPWEIGLAETHQTLVLNNLRDRIKVETDGKLMTGRDVAIAALLGAEEYAFSTAPLVVLGCVIMRVCHLDTCPVGIATQNPELRKKFMGTPDHIVNFMHFIAEEMREIMAELGFKTVNEMIGRTDLVEQKEEVDNWKASTVDLSNLLYRPKKLDQSKHFGHLEQDHMLEQSLDYTTLLKAAKQAITNKEAVFGEFSIKNTDRVVGTIVGSEVTKHHGKDGLEEDTIRFTFRGSAGQSFGAFIPKGMTQTLIGDANDYLGKGLSGGKIIAYPPETSTFAPEESILIGNTTFYGATAGEAYIRGVAGERFCVRNSGAHVVVEGVGDHGCEYMTGGIVVNLGGTGRNFAAGMSGGIAYVLDRDGNFADYCNHEMVQLEELEDTEEIKQLKSLIENHVYYTESSLAESLLQQWKNSVSKFVKVIPKDYKQMMESIEIAKKEGLSEQEAIMTAFNETKTSKARVGGK
- a CDS encoding glutamate synthase subunit beta; translation: MGKPTGFMEYTREAPPKKDPLARVKNWQEFQIVMPEEKLQEQGARCMDCAIPFCQAGTTMEGSDEIGCPVYNLIPEWNDLVYRGKWKEALERLHKTNNFPEFTGRVCPAPCEGSCTVALNDDPVTIKSIEFHIVEKGFKEGWIKASPPKKRTGKHVAVIGSGPAGLAAAAQLNKAGHHVTVFEKDDRIGGLLTYGIPDVKLPYHIVERRLTLLEEEGVKFVTNTEIGKNYSTEELNKNFDSVILCTGAQVHRDVPAEGRGLDGIHYAMDFLRPNTKSLLDSEHKDGNYISAEGKNIIVIGGGDTGVDCITTSLRHGCNSLVQFDIHPEKDSTRDENNPWPLYPQVYTQEEGHKEAEAVFGNDPRAYKVMTKKFVGDENGRVKELHTIEVDTVYENGKKIRKEIPGTERVWKADLVFLAIGFTGPEQEPLKQMEIETDERSNVKAEYGKYSTNKEGVFAAGDSRRGQSLVVWAIHEGREAARECDKYLMGTTNLT
- the kapB gene encoding sporulation phosphorelay system protein KapB gives rise to the protein MAENNIVKAPYKTGLYVGEILKEKENKRLIKVIAVLKHPKQGDLHNPNQVEVPLFHERKALAENEKVWVPASVLNDYEESIPSYEKSLKMAVETMVQDLHNKKDPYSQKALETLNNVSKDYPITIHI
- a CDS encoding PucR family transcriptional regulator; translated protein: MFTVKDVLQLPIMQQANLATEAKSRLQTPVDWVSIIEMPVENFVRKNEFVLSAGIGCEEDENKLLTFTKEVMEAEAAALVIATGRYITNLPEKVIQFCEEHGFPLIELPWEVRFADVSHAISTALHQKERSLVEYSDKVRKEMLEIILKGEGIAKIASYLGKSLHMPVVITDRRGIVKSKSKSAKALEEKWNAHLLTHGDPLYFQHDESNETISLPNNMHWIHTDTVTILQLAIQSAREVQGFLLLEWPEHLQEDDVFSEQILILLEHAVTSSALCFLHDQAALETEMRLKDDFVWSLAKGKFDSTDTALSRAKSLGYNLKIPYLCLIAKPENLSILYDQEPFGNMSFENWLKQLGDMLEEEVYHTGRTMHLKTMSTFQKEELIIYVELLSEKSIETAFPFIELLQYRLTQKYPRLVVSWGIAKTFGKDSFHTGFQEAYSALDIGRRQKGEGYISTYADTRFDRALLALAENEELRKITDIIIAPLQKYSRERNIDLVHTFMVYNRHRGNVSQTARELNLHRQSLLYRLRKIETLTGCSLDNSDDTFLIDLSIRLHTISAQNDPGTIAH